From Mucilaginibacter rubeus, a single genomic window includes:
- a CDS encoding NAD-dependent epimerase — MKILITGTAGFIGYHLTQKLLKRGDTVVGIDSINDYYDVNLKHARLQDAGIKVSDIVYNKPVVSTSYPNYTFVKLDITDKENLEQQFRDHKFDAVCNLAAQAGVRYSLTNPEVYIDSNIKGFLNILECCRHFSIDHLVYASSSSVYGLNKKMPFSEHEIADHPVSLYAASKKANEMMAHTYSHLFNLRTTGLRFFTVYGPWGRPDMALFIFTKAILEGKPIQVFNNGNMLRDFTYVDDIVNGIIHTIDQPAERNYLWNAQNPDPATSSAPFRVFNIGRGAPVNLLDFVTEIEKQVNKKAIKTLMPMQDGDVAETCADVSNLDEMLGYKPEVSVPTGVERFIAWYKTYYNIQPEPVLVH, encoded by the coding sequence ATGAAAATTTTAATCACCGGCACAGCGGGGTTTATTGGCTATCATTTAACCCAAAAATTGCTAAAACGCGGCGATACCGTTGTTGGTATCGACAGCATTAACGATTACTATGATGTAAATCTAAAACATGCCCGCTTGCAGGATGCCGGTATCAAAGTGTCTGATATTGTTTATAACAAACCGGTTGTAAGCACCAGCTATCCTAATTATACTTTCGTAAAACTGGACATAACCGACAAGGAAAACCTTGAACAACAATTTCGGGATCATAAGTTTGACGCGGTTTGCAACCTGGCTGCCCAGGCAGGGGTACGCTATAGCCTTACCAACCCTGAGGTTTACATCGACTCGAACATCAAAGGCTTCCTGAACATACTGGAGTGCTGCAGGCATTTCAGCATTGATCACCTTGTTTACGCAAGTTCGTCAAGTGTGTATGGTTTAAACAAAAAAATGCCTTTCAGCGAGCATGAAATTGCCGATCATCCGGTTTCACTGTACGCGGCATCAAAAAAAGCCAATGAAATGATGGCGCATACTTACAGCCATTTGTTTAACCTTCGTACCACAGGATTGCGCTTTTTTACAGTTTACGGGCCATGGGGCCGGCCGGATATGGCTTTATTTATTTTCACCAAAGCAATTTTGGAAGGTAAACCTATCCAGGTATTTAACAATGGCAACATGCTGCGCGATTTTACCTATGTAGATGATATCGTTAACGGCATTATTCATACCATTGACCAACCGGCAGAACGCAATTATTTGTGGAACGCTCAAAATCCAGATCCGGCTACTTCATCTGCTCCGTTCAGGGTATTCAACATTGGCAGGGGCGCACCTGTAAACCTGCTTGACTTTGTTACCGAAATAGAGAAACAGGTAAATAAAAAAGCAATCAAAACATTAATGCCAATGCAGGATGGCGATGTTGCCGAAACCTGTGCCGATGTTTCAAATTTAGATGAAATGCTTGGCTACAAACCTGAAGTTTCTGTACCTACCGGGGTAGAGCGATTTATAGCGTGGTATAAAACGTACTATAACATCCAGCCCGAACCGGTTCTTGTTCACTAA
- a CDS encoding glycosyltransferase, producing MSEMKPKLLFVSITDQANGAENILLQAASASNAGLLFLKKANSGGLSIPDDLQAEYVSTGSVLSGFSGLIKSLSPYRTDHIVFSTHPYLNAYLGFLKRIGYLKSKLIVRECSSVLTRYSGIKKWSYKVAYWFGYPGVNLVVCQTGSMRDTFVEHLPYIDEHKVIIQKNPIDIEQNLIKAKAALPPADAKAEFICAAGRLIPEKGFDILIMAFDEIKAARPNLKLFILGEGPEQGALENLISELKLKDRVILKGWVANPMPYFKQAKACVVSSIKEGFPNVLLQMMILNPVVISTNCAGGIDEIPGIYLAEADNVNSLTTAINTALNTKKHNKDLIMQYVEDRTPEVFIKSILNALV from the coding sequence ATGTCAGAGATGAAGCCAAAATTGCTTTTTGTTTCAATCACCGATCAGGCAAACGGAGCCGAAAATATACTATTACAAGCGGCCAGTGCCAGCAATGCCGGTTTGCTATTTTTAAAAAAAGCAAACAGCGGAGGTTTAAGCATACCTGATGACCTGCAAGCCGAATATGTAAGTACAGGTAGCGTGTTAAGCGGCTTTTCCGGATTGATCAAGAGCTTAAGCCCTTACCGTACAGATCATATTGTTTTTAGTACCCACCCGTATTTAAACGCCTATCTGGGTTTTTTAAAGCGGATTGGATATTTAAAATCAAAATTGATAGTAAGAGAATGTTCATCTGTTTTAACCCGGTATAGTGGCATAAAAAAATGGAGCTACAAAGTTGCGTACTGGTTTGGCTATCCGGGTGTAAACCTGGTAGTATGTCAAACGGGAAGCATGCGGGATACATTTGTTGAGCACCTTCCGTACATTGATGAGCACAAGGTTATCATTCAGAAAAACCCGATTGATATTGAACAAAATTTAATAAAAGCCAAAGCAGCGCTGCCGCCGGCAGATGCAAAAGCCGAATTCATTTGCGCCGCCGGCCGGCTCATCCCCGAAAAAGGCTTTGACATACTGATCATGGCTTTTGATGAAATTAAAGCAGCGCGCCCAAATCTGAAACTATTCATATTGGGTGAGGGCCCGGAACAAGGCGCTCTCGAAAACCTGATTAGCGAATTAAAATTAAAAGACCGTGTTATATTGAAAGGCTGGGTAGCTAACCCGATGCCCTATTTTAAACAGGCCAAAGCCTGTGTGGTATCATCAATAAAAGAAGGTTTCCCGAATGTGTTATTACAAATGATGATCCTGAACCCTGTGGTGATAAGTACCAACTGCGCAGGAGGCATCGATGAAATCCCAGGAATTTACCTTGCCGAAGCCGATAATGTCAATTCATTAACAACAGCTATTAACACTGCCCTAAACACTAAAAAGCATAATAAGGACCTAATAATGCAATATGTAGAAGATCGTACCCCCGAAGTTTTTATCAAGTCAATACTTAATGCTCTGGTATAA